The window tccaaattgttccaattcttttccaatatcttaattcaccaaactcaaatcaaataacctaaaatttggcaaaactatcttcacttttcttcttaaaattttcgaccaataatggtgcattaacatcGTGATTTGTCCTACTACTTtttcacaccataattcatcattttctaaccaattctcctagaataaaaatcaaattcatcctcactcaacacatggtaaattcggccattgatggttgttggagaaaataaattcttttcttgtttttttgtttctaaatatgctaaactaactaaaaacactaacatatcttagaatcaaatcaatccaacttcattctctctccatacccatttggttagccatgaattcaccatgaaaacatgaaatttaatcatgaaaaataaggagaaatgcatgggaaaggtagatcacaagtcaaaatcaagaaattttacctttgattgcttgattccttgaaatctcacactttttcttcaattttcccacctaggttttgtgtttttcctttcctctctttgttcttaCTATGGCCAGccacatgaagagaaaataggctgattttttctgattttaaaactaaaaaaataaattgatattaaCTTGACACGtgtcaccatttcattggctcatttttatttcttaactattaagctttctctctccaccatataaatcccttcaattatccatgataaaattgggtaaaatccatgtgctggacaagtgtcgggtgtgtaaaattacaattttgcccctaaaatgggaaaattaccatttacccctatgctccgaaaaataccgaaattacaatttttttcacttattaacctcaaatcatactccaataagtcaaatggggccaaaaaaatcttttttaaaattttcattttatcctcaggtgataaatgaccattttacccctagatagtaaaaatttcggtttgactccaaattgatcctcaaactctgaattaccattttgagtcatccatgaactgtgaagctcttaatctcaccttaaaattcctatttgatctagttcgaggcttaaatcaactttgttgtacctctaagtACAATAcagacttttgtaaatttttcgggactctcctagcatgcaaacatgctatccatcacatgtatgtcatgacaagtattttataaggtcgggctttacactGTCTATAAGTGTCTAGAACTGCAAGGAATTCTTTCGGCCATTTTGCATTCCCCCAAACTGCTACTCTCAACCTTGCTGAACATAGCATTGCTCACTGTCCCACTCTCTTCCTTCGAAAACCACCTCATTCTTGCACTTCCAAATTGTCCATACAGTTGCAAAATATgccaatttccataatttttTGTCTTTCGAACCCACCTGACAATCATTCCAGGCTTCGAAAAATGTTCTTATGTCTTTAGGTGAACTCCATGAAACCCCCCATGCCTTGCACCAGGCCATCCAAACTTTCCATGTCTCATAATAATCAACGAACAAATGTTGAATTGTTTCCCTTTCGTTGTTACAGAGCACACATTGTATTGCATTCCCCAGAAACATGCTTCTCTTATCAAGTTCGTCTTTCACCGCAATCTTACCATGGAGGAGCTGCCATGCAAAAGCCTCCACTCTATATGGTGCTAGATTTGCCCATACTTGCTTCCAAATACCATCCACTTTATCATTAGTGACCAGAGCATATTTACAAAAAGACTTGGCAGTGTAAATTCCATTTGCTTCCCTTTTTCACACCAACTCATCTGTTAATTCTTTGCTAAGTTGGAACTCACTGAGGGCTTCTCCCAAATACTCCCATTGCTCAATCTCCCATCCAAATAGTTGTCTTCTGAGATGTATATCCCAGATCCAGTGATCACCCTCCCATCTGCCAAAATCAGTGATTataccatttttattttaagctaACGCGAAAATTCTGGGAATAGCATCGGACAAAATGATTCCCTCCATCCATTCATCTtgccaaaattttatattttctccaTTGCCCATTGTAAAACCAAGATTAGAGGTAACTTGCAAAAACTATTTATTAGTAGGAGAAAGAGGACTAATAATGTGTTTCCATAGTGTTGAGGTTTTCCTGTTTACACTCACACTCGACAAAAGCATTGTAGGATCACTCTTAGTTTTTGCCACAAGGACTTCCCTCCATAGActatctctttcttttctgtaTCTCCATATCCACTTATTAAGAAGTGCACGATTTTTCACCTTAATATTCGTTATCCCAATGCCTCCACATTCCTTGTAGTTGCAGACTTTGTCCCACTTCACGTAAtgaattttccttttcaactCAGCCCCTCCCCATAAAAAGTTTCTTTGGATTTTTTCAAGCTCATTCTTCACTTGGACCGGGACTTGAAATAGcgacataaaaaatattggtaaacttgtcaaaatcaacCTCAGTAATGTCACTCTACCCCCCAAAGAAAGAGTTTTTACTTTCCATCCTGCCAATCTAGCTTCGACTCTGTCAATCACaagtttttaaaactttacGAAATTATGATTAACTCCTAATGGCAGCCCCAAATAAGTGGTGGGGACTTCTCTTGTATGGCAAGAAATTCTCCTTGCCCAATTCTCAACCACATTGTGCTCAACCTCAATTCCAATCAAATGACTCTTGGAGAAATTGATTCTTAGTCCGGAAACACTTTGGAAGCATCTAAGAATCCGTTTAACCCTCGACATATTCTCAATCTTAGGCTCACAAAAGATGATGGTATCATCAGCATATTGAAGATGAGTGACTGACATTCCATTATCCCCCACCACCACACCTTTACACATACCTAAATCCTCAGCTTTCCTAAGCATACCACTTAATACCTCCCCCACCATATTGAATAAAAACGAGGATAGCGGACACCTCTGCCTTAAACCTTTCTCCATTTTGAACTGACTAGTTCGGGAACCATTCACAAGAATTGATATTGTTGCTGTAGTAATGCACTCCTTTATCTAAACCTTCCACTTAGCTCCAAAACCCATTTTTGACATGACGAAATCAAGAAAATTCCAACTCACACAATCGTAGGCCTTCTCAAAATCTACTTAAACAACAAGCctcattttttacttttatgcaTCCAATCCACCATTTCATTAGCTATGAGTGCACAATCCATTAATTGCCTACCTTTGATGAAAGCAAATTGATTCCTCCCTATAACTTCACCAATGACATTTCTCAATCTATTCGCCAAAGTCTTCGCCACAATTTTGTAAAGGCTGCCCACTAAACTGATCGGTCGGTATTCGCCTAAGCTAGTTGGTTTTGGACTTTCCGAATTAATGTAACGAAAGAGGCATTCACCCCATAGCCTAGCCTGCCCTCTTTGTGGAAGTCTCCCATAAACTTCATCACCTCTTTTTTTACTACATTCCactggttttaaaaaaattcagattGTACCCGTCTGGTCCAGGAGCTTTGTTGTCATCACATCCTTGTATTGTTGCCCAAAATTCCTCTTCTTCAAAAGGTTTTTCCAAATATTCTACAGATTCCCTTTTTAAAGTCCCTATTTCCTAGTCCATTTCCTTAACATCAAAGACTAACTGTTTAGTGTACAGCTTTTGAAAGTGGTTGACCACCTCCCTTTTGATGCTCTCTGGGTCTTCCACAATGCCTTCTGCTCCATTCAGCTTGTCAATCTGATTCACTCTCTTCCTTGTCAAAGTCGTAGCTTGAAAGAACCTTGTGTTTCGGTCTCTTTCATTTACCCATTTGACTTTTGATTTTTACATCcactccctttctttttttctgtaAAGTGCCCACAATTATGCTTTTTTAGCTCTTATTTCTTCATATCCTGCTTGTTGATTGTTCCTCTCTTGGCATTGAACAAATGTGCTTTTGATTTCTTCCTCCAAGTATTGAATTTGCTATTGTAAATTACCCACATCCCTCACTTTTCAGTTCTTGATTTCTTGCTTTAACTCCTTTAGCTTCATCCATAAACTTATCCTGTCATCATTTGCTTGCTCATTCTTTTTCCAATAATTCTCCACTAGCTCTTGAAAGCTTTGCTCATCCATCCAAAAATTGAATATCTTAAATGGTTTGGGTCCCCATTCCATTTCATTGTGTCTCAAAATCACCGGACAATGGTCGGATAATGAGCTTGGAAGGCATTGTTGCACCAATTCCTGACCCCCATTTAACCACTCAACATCAACTAAAAAACGATCCAGTCTGCTGAAGACCCATCTTTCTCTAAACCCACACCATGTGAATTTATCACCAGTAAGTGGAAGATCAAGTAATGTCGTATTGTTAATGAATTCGTTAAAAGCTGCTGCTGATTTCCCCACATCAGCTCTTCCTGTTTTTTCATGCTTGAACCTCACAGTGTTAAAGTCCCCCTTAGTAGCCACATGACCTCCTTTCCGCTCATAAGTGCCTTCAGTTCTTCCCACAAATTCTTCCTTTCACTTTCATCATTCAGGGCATAAATGTTTATGAAACCACATGTTCTATCAACTTTATTCACTTTCCTAATCAGCAGAATGAAATTTCTATTATCCACACTATCAATGAGTTCAAAAAAATCCTCTTTCCAGATGCAAATGAGGCCCTCGGATCTACCCACTGAAGCTACAAActtccttttaattttatccctCCCCTATATTTTCTCATACAGccattttttctcttcttgcatttttatttcttcgataaataataaattaggCCTATTTTTCTGAACTAATTATCTCACTGCATTTTTCTTCTCACTTTTTCCTAACCCTCTcatatttcaagaaataaCTATCATTCAATTTACTAAACTCGCACTCTTACCTGTCAACTTCCCCTTTCAACCTTTGTTCAGtctcctctttctctcctcTCTTTCAATTTTTGCAAGCATTCTGATAACTTCATCTCTGTTTTTCTGGTACTCTAGTCCAAGTTTCCTGCTGATGTTCCAAATCTCTTGtatctctctttctttgttactttttttgctatattttcaCCTTTTGACAGATTCATCTCTCCGAGCTCATACTCAAAATTTACCTCATAATCTAGTTGCTCTCGTACCTCCTCTCTAATCTGTCTCCTCCTAGTTGAGTTTTTTCCTGTCCCCTTGCTGCtttcttctcttattttcaCTCTCTTTTCTCCGTGGCTGCTTTCTAGTATCCTTTCCTCCTCTTTGCTTTTTTCCCCTTTCCCGCTTCTCTTCTCCACAGTTTTCATTCACTACCTTCCTTTACAAAACTCAGATACTGTATCTTCTGAGCCTCCACCCTTATGTGTTTCTTGGCTTACCCCACTTgacctttctttccctttgtTGACTCTGTTCTTTTGATAGCTCCAGGTTATTATTTTGCTACTTTCTCCGCACTCAGTTCCTGATGTGGCAAGATCCTTTTCTTTCCTACAACACCAGGTTGTCACCCCTTTGTGCTcactatttctttttccttctattattCCCTTCTTGCATTTTCCACACATTTCTTTAGTCACCCAGTTGCATTCCCCCTTATTTACCTTACTTCTCTTCTTGCACAACCCACTTGCAATCTGTTGTATTGCTTGATTAAGCCCTTCCTTTGGGTTGTCATCACCCCAGCATGTTACCTCATTATCTTTAGACATCTCTTCAGTTTGGTTTATACTTTGGGCTTTGCTTCCTTGGCTTCCCGAGTGCCTAGCTTTCTCATTCGTCTCTTTTTCATTAGTTAGCCCATTTTGATCCTTCGGCTCATTTTCATACTCCATCTTTGTCCAATATTTGTTTGGTCCTTTTTGCCAACTATGTTTTCTtccatttaaatttgaaatttcctCCCAATCCTCTGCTCTCCTACACCTGTAGCTTCTAACACTATATTGATCACTACTAGTAGGCCTACTCTGACGTTTTTCTAAGGCCTAATCCCTCTCTCCTCCGTTTGACTCTAGCTCTGATTCTCTATGCACCATCTCACCGTGCTCTCTTTCTTCCTCCTCCATCCACCTATTTGTTTGTCGCTTCTCCGATCGTTGACTTTCTGAGTCTGATTCTGAACTGCCTCCTTCATAGATATTTGATCGGATTGATGGCTGACTCCTTTCCATGTCCATGATGGAAGTTTTGACAAAGTGGTTGACCCCGTTAACTGCCAGATGTGTGAAAGCTGTTATATTCCTTAAAGATTTGACCTCCACAAGTATGAGGGCCTGGTCCAATCTCCATTGGTCCATTGTGTCTCGATTGGATTTTATGTACTTGCCCCACACATCTCTAATCGCTTTGAAACTGTCTTCATGCTAGATATGGAGAGGTATCTATTCAATTTTGACCCATACCTTGTATTTCCTATCATTCTTATCGGCCTTGTATGGAGATAAGGATTGGAACCAAGGTTCAAACAAGTATGGGCACCTGTCTAAATATTCCTCCATCTCCTTCTTATTTGCAAAAGTGACTAGTACGAACAGCCCCCTACTAGTCTCACTTGCACAATTATCCCTTCACTGAACAAGCGGCTCTCCACTGACGCACAATTAATTCTACCTCTTAATTGCCCCATAGCACTTCTGTTAAGCCATTCCAACTCCTGCTCCTCTATGACTAGTCTGTTCTTTTTTTCTGTCTCAGATATCTTTCCAGCTTCCGCTTTCTTTTTATCCCCTTCTCTGCTCTATTGCACATTAGTATCTCTTTGTATGTCTTTCTATTCTCTTGTTCTCTTGCCTGTCTTCCCCTGTAAGCATCTTATTTGCTCCCATTCCCTTTAGTGTCTTTGGGCTTCACAGCCTCCATTACTCTAATGCGTTTCCCATTAACCTTCCTCTCATAACCCAAATAAATTGCTCTGTCTAATTCGCGGGCCTCCCTATATCTGATGAAAGCATACCTGATTCCCATGTATCTGTTTGGCCTTGGTAAATAGACATCCACCACCACTCCAAATTCATCAAAAAGGTCTTTGAGTTGTTCCCATTTCGTTTCTGGATGAAGATTTCCCACAAACGCTGTAAACAAGGTTCTTCTCCATTTCTCGACTCCCCAAGGATCTTTCCTTTGTTTACGCCTACCCAGTTCCTTTCTTGGTTAGTAGCACCCTTGCACCGTCCACCTTGTGTGATCCAATGCTTTTGTCAAACTGTTCTCCCTGGTTCTCTCAGTTTCCCTCTTatgatttctctctttctctctctctttggaTCTTTCAGTTTATCtctcatgtttttttttatccatTCAACATCGTTATCTTagtttaagtttaattttaaaaattattatttttcatacgAGGttcataataacttttaaactaacaaaacttaaataaaaaaggctgttagaatagttattattgCGGGAGTCTTATTTCAACTTATCTTAGAATGGTCATTCATcgaaatgattattttatgaattaaataaaatgtaaaaagatattaaaaacTTTACCAGACACCTCTCACCTTAACCCTTAATTGTAAAAAATCGAAATTGTTTGACCCTTGATTATTACAATAGAAATGTTTGATCCTTAATTGAAAAAGTACTTAAACGTTTAGTCTCAATTTGAGCATTTAGTTAACAacttatctataaaaaaaaacttataaaaataaatttattaaataattttaactcaatttaaaaattattttttttataaaaaaattcataataacttttaaactaaaaaaaatcaaataaaaaatggccata is drawn from Theobroma cacao cultivar B97-61/B2 chromosome 4, Criollo_cocoa_genome_V2, whole genome shotgun sequence and contains these coding sequences:
- the LOC18601651 gene encoding uncharacterized protein LOC18601651 — translated: MEKGLRQRCPLSSFLFNMVGEVLSGMLRKAEDLGMCKGVVVGDNGMSVTHLQYADDTIIFCEPKIENMSRVKRILRCFQSVSGLRINFSKSHLIGIEVEHNVVENWARRISCHTREVPTTYLGLPLGVNHNFVKWEGDHWIWDIHLRRQLFGWEIEQWEYLGEALSEFQLSKELTDELQVWANLAPYRVEAFAWQLLHGKIAVKDELDKRSMFLGNAIQCVLCNNERETIQHLFVDYYETWKVWMAWCKAWGVSWSSPKDIRTFFEAWNDCQVGSKDKKLWKLAYFATVWTIWKCKNEVVFEGREWDSEQCYVQQG